Part of the Sphingomonas sp. Leaf357 genome, TCCAGCGCGACCACGGCATTCTCGACATCCTCCAGGCCGGTCAGCACGGTCGACTTGTACAAGGCGAACGAGCCCTCGGCCGCCGCTTCGTTGGCGCGGACCTGCGCGCGCAACCGCCCGCCATTGAAGATCGCCTGGGTCAGACCGGCGAACAATTGCCCGGCGATCTGATCGAACAGCCCGCCGATCACCGTCGCGTTGGTGCTGACCGATCCGCTGATCGCCAGCGCCGGATAGAGCGCCGCCTTGGCGACGCCGATCTGCGCGGTCGCGGCGGCGAGGTTGCGTTCGGCCGCGCGCACGTCGGGCCGGTTGCGCAAGGTGTCGACGGGGATGCCGACCGCGATGTTCGCCGGGCCCTTGGGAATCGGCCTCACCGCTTCCAGATCGGCCTTCAGCGCCCCCGGAGCCTGGCCGGTCAGCACGCCGAGGCGCGAGACCGCGGCGTTGTAATTCTGTTCGATCGTCGGGATCGTCGCGGCGGTCTGCGCCCGCTGCGTCCGCGCCTGTTCGCTGTCGAGCGAGGAGACGAGGCCGGCCTGCACGCGGAAACCGGCGATCTCGAGATTGTCGTCCTGAATGCCAAGCGAGTTTTTGGCGTTGGCCAGCTGCGCCTGATACAATCGCGCCAGCACGTAATTCCGCGCCGCCTCCGCCGCGGTCGAAATCTGCACCGTGGCGAGATCGTAGCCGCTGGCGGCATATTGCGCGGAGGTCGCCTCGACCGTGCGGCGCACCTCGCCGAACAGGCCGACCTGATACGATACGTCGCCACCGACCGAGAAGCTGTCGCCCGTTCCGCGCGAGATGTTCGTCACCGTGCCGTCCGGCAGCGTCACCGAACTCGCGCCCGCCAAATCGAACGAGCGCGAATAGCCCGCCGACGCGCCGACCGTCGGCAGCAATTGCGCGCGCGATTGCTTCAGGCTCTCGCGCGCCTGCCGCAGTCGCGCGACCGCCTGGGCAATATCGAGATTGTTGGTCCGCGCCTGCTCCACGATGCGCGCGAGCAGCGGATCGTCGAAGCGGTTCCACCACGCCGAGATATCCTCGGGCGCCTGCGCCGGCACGTTGACCGAATAGCCCTCCGGCACGCCCAGAGCGGAGGGGGCGGCCGGGCGATAGTCCGGCCCGACCGTGCACGCCGCCAAAGCCGTGGATGCGCCGAGCGCCAGCAACAGTCTGTTACGAACCATGCAGGTGAGATGGCAAGCGCGCGCGCCAGCGTCCACCGATTTATTGTCGCAATTTGTACGTCGTCCGAGACGTCTTCAGCGAACGCTCACCCCCAATACCGTCTGTCCTGAGCCTGTCGAAGGACTGTCTTTCCTTTCGACTGCCGACCAGAAGGACAGTACTTCGACAAGCTCAGCACGGACGGGTTTTTTGGGTCGCTAAACTATTCCATCTCCAAAATCACCGCGTCCACCGCCAGACTATCGCCCGGCTGGGCGTTCACCGATTTGACCACGCCCGCTTTCTCCGCGCGCAGGATGTTCTCCATCTTCATCGCCTCGACCACGGCGAGCGGTTGCCCGGCCTCCACCTTGTCGCCCGCGCCGACATCAAGCCGCATCAGCAACCCCGGCATCGGGCAAAGCAGGAATTTCGACAGATCGGGCGGAATCTTCTCGATCAGGTGTCGCGCATAGGGCGCGATATGCGCCGGCAGCACGCGCGCCTGATGCGATGCGCCGCGCGTCGTCAGCCTGAAGCCGCCGCGCGTCCTGGCGATGCGCACGATCAGTTCCTCTTCGCCCACCTCCGCCACGACGACACGGTCGCCCGGCGTGTATTCCAGCGCGATGTCGAGATCCTCGCCATCCACCGTCACCCCGTCGGTCGAGATCGAAACGGCGTGTTCGGCATCGCCGATCTTCACCGCCCAATCGGCCGGCGGGCGCAGCCGCTTGCCGAGTTGCCCGTCGATCCGGCGCGCGCGATCCGCCTCGGCGGTGGCGGCGAAGGCGGCGATCGCGGAAAGGCTGCGGATCAGATCGACATCGGCCGGTGCGCCATGGAAGCCCTCCGGATATTCCTCAGCGATGAACCCGGTCGTGATTTTGCCCGAGCGGAAGCGCGGATGCTGCATCAGCGCGGAGACGAAATCGATATTGTTGCCCGGCCCGTCGATCTCGAACGCATCCAGCGCCGCGATCTGCGCATCGATCGCGCCCTCGCGGGTCGGTGCCCAGGTGATCAGCTTGGCGATCATCGGATCGTAAAACATGCTGACCTCGCCCCCCTCGCGCACGCCGTCGTCGACGCGGACGTAGGGCTCCCTTTCTTCTCCCCTCCCACTTGCGGGAGAGGTCGGAGGAGGGCCTGCCAGAAGATCGGACGCGGCGTTTTCGGCACTGCCCTCCCCTAGCCCCTCCCGCAAGCGGGAGGGGGATATGTACGGCGTCTCCACGCTCTCCGGCGGCGAATAGCGCACCAGCCGCCCGATGCTCGGCAGGAAGCCGCGATACGGATCCTCGGCATAGACCCGGTTCTCGATCGCCCAGCCGGTCAGCGTCACATCGTCCTGCGTGAAACCCAAGGGCTCGCCGGCCGCGACGCGGATCATCAGTTCGACCAGATCGAGTCCGGTGATCGCCTCGGTCACGGGATGCTCGACCTGAAGCCGCGTGTTCATCTCGAGGAAGTAGAACCCCTCGCCGCTCGTATCCGCGCCCGACACGATCAGCTCGACCGTCCCGGCGCTGAAATACCCCACCGCGCGTGCCAGCGCGACCGCCTGTTCGCCCATCGCCTTGCGCATCTTGGGCGTTACGAACGGCGAAGGCGCTTCCTCGACCACCTTCTGGTGGCGGCGCTGGATCGAGCATTCGCGCTCGCCGAGATAGACGATGTTGCCGTGTTGATCCCCCATCACCTGGATCTCGATGTGGCGCGGGCTTTCGATGAACTTCTCGATGAACACGCGGTCGTCGCCGAACGACGCCAGCCCCTCGCGTTTCGTCGCCTCGAAGCCCTCGCGCACGTCCTGCTCGCTATAGGCCAGCCGCATGCCCTTGCCGCCGCCGCCGGCGCTTGCCTTCATCATCACCGGATAGCCGATATCGGTGGCGATCCTCACCGCCTCCTCGGTGTCGGCGATCTCGCCCAGGAACCCCGGCACGACGTTGACGCCCGCGTCTCGCGCGAGTTTCTTGGATTCGATCTTGTCGCCCATCGCGGCAATGGCGTTCGGCGGCGGGCCGACAAAGGCGATACCGGCCTCGGCACAGGCCCTGGCGAAACTCTCGCGCTCGCTCAGGAAGCCGTAGCCCGGATGGATGCAATCCGCCCCCGTCTCCTTGGCCGCCAGCAGGATCAGATCGGCGAGCAGATAGCTCTCCCCCGCCGGCGGCGGCCCGAGCCGCACGCTCTCATCCGCCATCAGCACATGCGGGCTGCGCGCATCGGCATCCGAATAGACCGCGACGGTGGCGATCCCCATCTTCTTGGCGGTGCGCATGACACGGCACGCGATCTCGCCGCGATTGGCGACCAGGATTTTCTTGAACATCAGTTTTCCCTGAAACCTGCAGCTATGTCTTGAAGTTGCTTGATCCGCTGCAGTGTCAATTCGGCCTCGCACCGTCCGACGATGACGTTCTCCAGCGAACCGCCCTGTGCATAGTCGCCCTCCAGCGGACATTGCGCGTTGCGATACTTCAGCCACGCTCGCTGGGAGGCCAGCAAATCAGCCGCAGCGCTTGCATGCGATTTGTGCGGCGTAGCGCTGAAAACTCTGTCGGCTTCACGCGCGGCCTCGAGTATGTCGGGCCAAACTTTGTTAAGTCGGGCGTCGGCTGCTCGCCCTGCCTCGTACCAACATTCCGCGGCAGCGAGATCGCCATCGCGGTCGTCGCACATCGGCACCTGCACGGCGAGAAGGAGCGACGACAGGATCACGCCGCAGCCACTCGCATCGGCTCCGCGCCGGTCATCGCGCGCAGCCCGAGTTTCGCCATCAACGCCGCGTCCGCGCTGTCGCCGCGATTGCCCGCGGTCAGCAACTTGTCGCCGGTAAAGATCGAGTTCGCCCCGGCCATGAAGCACAAGGCCTGAGTCGCCTCGCTCATGCTCTCGCGCCCCGCCGACAGGCGTACCATGCTCAGCGGCATCGTGATCCGCGCAACGGCGACGGTGCGGACGAATTCGATATCGTCGATCTTGGCCAGCGGCGTGTCGGCGAGCATGTCGCCCAGCACCGTGCCCTTCACCGGCACCAGCGCGTTGACCGGCACGCTTTCCGGATGGCGCGGCAGCGTGGCCAGCGCGTGGACGAAGCCGACCCGGTCTTGCCGCGTCTCGCCCATCCCGACGATGCCGCCGCAGCACACGTTGATCCCGGCCTCGCGCACATGCTCCAGCGTATCGAGCCGCTCGGCGAAGGTGCGCGTGGTGATGACCTGGTCGTAGCGTTCGGGC contains:
- the bioB gene encoding biotin synthase BioB: MRTDWTRAEIATLFDLPFDDLMFRAQTVHRAHHAAGEVQLCTLLSIKTGGCPEDCGYCSQSKSADSGVKATKLMDPRAVLQMAAQAKDAGSQRFCMGAAWRNPKDRDMPAIVEMVKGVRQMGLETCMTLGMLTPSQAEMLADAGLDYYNHNIDTSPERYDQVITTRTFAERLDTLEHVREAGINVCCGGIVGMGETRQDRVGFVHALATLPRHPESVPVNALVPVKGTVLGDMLADTPLAKIDDIEFVRTVAVARITMPLSMVRLSAGRESMSEATQALCFMAGANSIFTGDKLLTAGNRGDSADAALMAKLGLRAMTGAEPMRVAAA
- a CDS encoding efflux transporter outer membrane subunit; this encodes MVRNRLLLALGASTALAACTVGPDYRPAAPSALGVPEGYSVNVPAQAPEDISAWWNRFDDPLLARIVEQARTNNLDIAQAVARLRQARESLKQSRAQLLPTVGASAGYSRSFDLAGASSVTLPDGTVTNISRGTGDSFSVGGDVSYQVGLFGEVRRTVEATSAQYAASGYDLATVQISTAAEAARNYVLARLYQAQLANAKNSLGIQDDNLEIAGFRVQAGLVSSLDSEQARTQRAQTAATIPTIEQNYNAAVSRLGVLTGQAPGALKADLEAVRPIPKGPANIAVGIPVDTLRNRPDVRAAERNLAAATAQIGVAKAALYPALAISGSVSTNATVIGGLFDQIAGQLFAGLTQAIFNGGRLRAQVRANEAAAEGSFALYKSTVLTGLEDVENAVVALDAAQRRAAQFTIALDAANNSAILSRSQYRAGLTDFTTLNTTESSLLSARNGLSQAQSDQATAVIQLYLALGGGWNAAAGAPQAPQG
- a CDS encoding lysozyme inhibitor LprI family protein, giving the protein MILSSLLLAVQVPMCDDRDGDLAAAECWYEAGRAADARLNKVWPDILEAAREADRVFSATPHKSHASAAADLLASQRAWLKYRNAQCPLEGDYAQGGSLENVIVGRCEAELTLQRIKQLQDIAAGFREN
- a CDS encoding acetyl-CoA carboxylase biotin carboxylase subunit → MMFKKILVANRGEIACRVMRTAKKMGIATVAVYSDADARSPHVLMADESVRLGPPPAGESYLLADLILLAAKETGADCIHPGYGFLSERESFARACAEAGIAFVGPPPNAIAAMGDKIESKKLARDAGVNVVPGFLGEIADTEEAVRIATDIGYPVMMKASAGGGGKGMRLAYSEQDVREGFEATKREGLASFGDDRVFIEKFIESPRHIEIQVMGDQHGNIVYLGERECSIQRRHQKVVEEAPSPFVTPKMRKAMGEQAVALARAVGYFSAGTVELIVSGADTSGEGFYFLEMNTRLQVEHPVTEAITGLDLVELMIRVAAGEPLGFTQDDVTLTGWAIENRVYAEDPYRGFLPSIGRLVRYSPPESVETPYISPSRLREGLGEGSAENAASDLLAGPPPTSPASGRGEEREPYVRVDDGVREGGEVSMFYDPMIAKLITWAPTREGAIDAQIAALDAFEIDGPGNNIDFVSALMQHPRFRSGKITTGFIAEEYPEGFHGAPADVDLIRSLSAIAAFAATAEADRARRIDGQLGKRLRPPADWAVKIGDAEHAVSISTDGVTVDGEDLDIALEYTPGDRVVVAEVGEEELIVRIARTRGGFRLTTRGASHQARVLPAHIAPYARHLIEKIPPDLSKFLLCPMPGLLMRLDVGAGDKVEAGQPLAVVEAMKMENILRAEKAGVVKSVNAQPGDSLAVDAVILEME